The Anabas testudineus chromosome 14, fAnaTes1.2, whole genome shotgun sequence genome includes a region encoding these proteins:
- the trim3b gene encoding tripartite motif-containing protein 3b isoform X2, translating into MAKREAGSTSPVVRQIDKQFLVCSICLDHYRNPKVLPCLHTFCESCLQNYIPPESLTLSCPVCRQTSILPEKGVGALQNNFFITNLMEVLQRDPECSRPEACSVLESVSAAAAGKPLCCPNHEGKVMEFYCESCETAMCLDCTEGEHREHVTVPLRDVVEQHKAALKTQLDAIQSRLPQLTAAIELVSEISRQLNERKNEAVAEITSTFEELERALHQRKTALITDLENICSAKQKVLQAQLSSLLQGKEHIQSSCSFTEQALSHGSATEVLLVQKQMSERVTALARHDFPERPHQNAHLDCQVETEGLRRSIQNLGVLLTTAAVAHTSVATGEGLRHAATGQHHTITVTTKDKDGDLVRTGNAVLKAEILSADGNRVTEPEIIDNKNGTYEVGYTLRSEGEYSFVLLLYGQPIRGSPFRLRAVKPSDVPQSPDDVKRRVKSPSGTGGHIRQKAVRRPSSMYSTTKKKENPIEDELIYRVGSRGREKGEFTNLQGISASCNGRVVVADSNNQCIQVFSNDGQFKMRFGVRGRSPGQLQRPTGVTVDMNGDIVVADYDNRWVSIFSSDGKFKNKIGAGRLMGPKGVAVDKNGHIITVDNKACCVFIFQSNGKLVTKFGGRGTSDRQFAGPHFVAVNNKNEIIVTDFHNHSVKVYSADGEFLFKFGSHGEGNGQFNAPTGVAVDANGNIIVADWGNSRIQVFDSTGSFLSYINTSADPLYGPQGLALTSDGHVAVADSGNHCFKVYRYLQ; encoded by the exons ATGGCAAAGCGTGAGGCGGGAAGCACCAGCCCTGTGGTGCGTCAGATAGACAAGCAGTTCCTGGTCTGCAGTATCTGTCTGGATCACTATCGCAACCCCAAGGTCCTGCCCTGTCTGCACACCTTCTGTGAAAG TTGTCTCCAGAACTACATTCCCCCAGAGTCACTTACGCTTTCGTGTCCAGTGTGTCGACAGACGTCTATTCTGCCAGAGAAAGGAGTTGGTGCTCTACAAAACAACTTCTTCATCACTAATCTCATGGAG GTCCTTCAACGAGACCCAGAGTGCTCGCGGCCAGAGGCGTGCAGTGTCCTGGAGTCAGtgagtgctgcagctgcagggaAACCTCTCTGCTGCCCAAACCACGAGGGAAAG GTGATGGAGTTCTACTGCGAGTCGTGTGAGACAGCCATGTGTCTGGACTGTACAGAGGGCGAGCACAGGGAGCATGTGACTGTTCCTCTGCGGGACGTTGTGGAGCAGCATAAGGCTGCACTGAAGACACAGCTGGATGCAATACAGAGCAG GCTCCCACAGCTGACGGCAGCCATCGAGCTGGTGAGTGAGATTTCTCGCCAgttgaatgaaagaaaaaatgaagcGGTTGCAGAGATCACCAGTACGTTTGAAGAGCTGGAACGAGCACTGCATCAGCGCAAGACGGCCCTCATCACGGACCTAGAGAATATTTGCAGTGCCAAGCAGAAG GTCCTGCAGGCCCAGCTTTCATCTCTCCTTCAGGGGAAGGAACACATCCAAAGCAGTTGCAGCTTCACGGAGCAGGCACTCAGCCATGGGAGTGCTACAGAG GTGCTGCTAGTGCAGAAGCAGATGAGTGAGCGGGTAACAGCGTTGGCCCGGCATGACTTCCCAGAGAGGCCGCATCAGAATGCACACCTGGACTGTCAG GTGGAGACTGAGGGTCTCCGACGCTCCATCCAAAACCTGGGTGTTCTCCTCACCACGGCAGCTGTAGCTCACACCTCCGTAGCCACAGGAGAAGGCCTCCGCCACGCAGCAACTGGGCAGCATCACACAATTACTGTGACGACAAAAGACAAA GATGGGGATCTGGTGCGGACAggaaatgctgttttaaaagcagaGATACTGTCAGCTGATGGAAACCGAGTTACAGAGCCAGAGATCATAGACAATAAGAATGGAACATATGAGGTGGGCTACACGTTACGCTCCGAGGGAGAGTATTCCTTCGTTCTGTTGCTGTATGGCCAGCCAATACGTGGGAGCCCATTCCGCCTGAGGGCGGTTAAGCCCTCAGATGTGCCACAATCTCCAGATGATGTGAAGAGAAGGGTGAAGTCTCCCAGTGGGACAGGTGGGCACATACGGCAGAAAGCAGTGCGACGGCCTTCCAGTATGTACAGTACCACCAAGAAAAAGGAGAACCCCATTGAAGATGAGCTCATCTACAGAGTGG gttcccgtggcagagagaaaggggaaTTCACCAATCTGCAGGGAATCTCAGCCTCTTGTAATGGCAGAGTAGTGGTGGCTGACAGCAACAACCAGTGCATACAG GTATTCTCCAACGATGGCCAGTTCAAAATGCGCTTTGGTGTTAGAGGTCGGTCTCCAGGGCAGCTGCAAAGACCGACTGGCGTCACCGTTGACATGAATGGTGACATTGTGGTGGCTGACTATGACAATCGATGGGTCAGCATCTTCTCCTCTGATGGCAAGTTTAAG AATAAGATTGGTGCAGGCCGACTCATGGGTCCCAAGGGTGTGGCTGTGGATAAGAACGGACACATCATCACTGTGGACAACAAAGCCTGCTGTGTCTTCATCTTTCAGTCCAATGGGAAGCTTGTCACTAAGTTTGGAGGCAGGGGGACATCTGACAGACAGTTTGCAG GTCCACACTTTGTTGCAGTGAACAACAAGAATGAAATTATCGTGACTGATTTTCACAATCACTCTGTGAAG GTGTATAGTGCTGATGGAGAGTTCTTGTTTAAATTCGGCTCTCATGGTGAAGGCAATGGCCAGTTCAATGCTCCCACTGGCGTGGCTGTTGACGCCAATGGAAACATCATTGTAGCTGACTGGGGTAACAGCAGAATACAG GTCTTTGACAGCACAGGCTCCTTCTTATCCTACATCAACACCTCAGCGGACCCGCTGTATGGCCCCCAGGGCCTCGCCCTCACCTCCGATGGACATGTGGCTGTTGCCGACTCTGGCAACCACTGCTTCAAGGTTTACAGATATCTGCAGTAA
- the trim3b gene encoding tripartite motif-containing protein 3b isoform X1, which translates to MAKREAGSTSPVVRQIDKQFLVCSICLDHYRNPKVLPCLHTFCESCLQNYIPPESLTLSCPVCRQTSILPEKGVGALQNNFFITNLMEVLQRDPECSRPEACSVLESVSAAAAGKPLCCPNHEGKVMEFYCESCETAMCLDCTEGEHREHVTVPLRDVVEQHKAALKTQLDAIQSRLPQLTAAIELVSEISRQLNERKNEAVAEITSTFEELERALHQRKTALITDLENICSAKQKVLQAQLSSLLQGKEHIQSSCSFTEQALSHGSATEVLLVQKQMSERVTALARHDFPERPHQNAHLDCQVETEGLRRSIQNLGVLLTTAAVAHTSVATGEGLRHAATGQHHTITVTTKDKDGDLVRTGNAVLKAEILSADGNRVTEPEIIDNKNGTYEVGYTLRSEGEYSFVLLLYGQPIRGSPFRLRAVKPSDVPQSPDDVKRRVKSPSGTGGHIRQKAVRRPSSMYSTTKKKENPIEDELIYRVGSRGREKGEFTNLQGISASCNGRVVVADSNNQCIQVFSNDGQFKMRFGVRGRSPGQLQRPTGVTVDMNGDIVVADYDNRWVSIFSSDGKFKNKIGAGRLMGPKGVAVDKNGHIITVDNKACCVFIFQSNGKLVTKFGGRGTSDRQFAEKLGPNLNKSGSVFSPHFVAVNNKNEIIVTDFHNHSVKVYSADGEFLFKFGSHGEGNGQFNAPTGVAVDANGNIIVADWGNSRIQVFDSTGSFLSYINTSADPLYGPQGLALTSDGHVAVADSGNHCFKVYRYLQ; encoded by the exons ATGGCAAAGCGTGAGGCGGGAAGCACCAGCCCTGTGGTGCGTCAGATAGACAAGCAGTTCCTGGTCTGCAGTATCTGTCTGGATCACTATCGCAACCCCAAGGTCCTGCCCTGTCTGCACACCTTCTGTGAAAG TTGTCTCCAGAACTACATTCCCCCAGAGTCACTTACGCTTTCGTGTCCAGTGTGTCGACAGACGTCTATTCTGCCAGAGAAAGGAGTTGGTGCTCTACAAAACAACTTCTTCATCACTAATCTCATGGAG GTCCTTCAACGAGACCCAGAGTGCTCGCGGCCAGAGGCGTGCAGTGTCCTGGAGTCAGtgagtgctgcagctgcagggaAACCTCTCTGCTGCCCAAACCACGAGGGAAAG GTGATGGAGTTCTACTGCGAGTCGTGTGAGACAGCCATGTGTCTGGACTGTACAGAGGGCGAGCACAGGGAGCATGTGACTGTTCCTCTGCGGGACGTTGTGGAGCAGCATAAGGCTGCACTGAAGACACAGCTGGATGCAATACAGAGCAG GCTCCCACAGCTGACGGCAGCCATCGAGCTGGTGAGTGAGATTTCTCGCCAgttgaatgaaagaaaaaatgaagcGGTTGCAGAGATCACCAGTACGTTTGAAGAGCTGGAACGAGCACTGCATCAGCGCAAGACGGCCCTCATCACGGACCTAGAGAATATTTGCAGTGCCAAGCAGAAG GTCCTGCAGGCCCAGCTTTCATCTCTCCTTCAGGGGAAGGAACACATCCAAAGCAGTTGCAGCTTCACGGAGCAGGCACTCAGCCATGGGAGTGCTACAGAG GTGCTGCTAGTGCAGAAGCAGATGAGTGAGCGGGTAACAGCGTTGGCCCGGCATGACTTCCCAGAGAGGCCGCATCAGAATGCACACCTGGACTGTCAG GTGGAGACTGAGGGTCTCCGACGCTCCATCCAAAACCTGGGTGTTCTCCTCACCACGGCAGCTGTAGCTCACACCTCCGTAGCCACAGGAGAAGGCCTCCGCCACGCAGCAACTGGGCAGCATCACACAATTACTGTGACGACAAAAGACAAA GATGGGGATCTGGTGCGGACAggaaatgctgttttaaaagcagaGATACTGTCAGCTGATGGAAACCGAGTTACAGAGCCAGAGATCATAGACAATAAGAATGGAACATATGAGGTGGGCTACACGTTACGCTCCGAGGGAGAGTATTCCTTCGTTCTGTTGCTGTATGGCCAGCCAATACGTGGGAGCCCATTCCGCCTGAGGGCGGTTAAGCCCTCAGATGTGCCACAATCTCCAGATGATGTGAAGAGAAGGGTGAAGTCTCCCAGTGGGACAGGTGGGCACATACGGCAGAAAGCAGTGCGACGGCCTTCCAGTATGTACAGTACCACCAAGAAAAAGGAGAACCCCATTGAAGATGAGCTCATCTACAGAGTGG gttcccgtggcagagagaaaggggaaTTCACCAATCTGCAGGGAATCTCAGCCTCTTGTAATGGCAGAGTAGTGGTGGCTGACAGCAACAACCAGTGCATACAG GTATTCTCCAACGATGGCCAGTTCAAAATGCGCTTTGGTGTTAGAGGTCGGTCTCCAGGGCAGCTGCAAAGACCGACTGGCGTCACCGTTGACATGAATGGTGACATTGTGGTGGCTGACTATGACAATCGATGGGTCAGCATCTTCTCCTCTGATGGCAAGTTTAAG AATAAGATTGGTGCAGGCCGACTCATGGGTCCCAAGGGTGTGGCTGTGGATAAGAACGGACACATCATCACTGTGGACAACAAAGCCTGCTGTGTCTTCATCTTTCAGTCCAATGGGAAGCTTGTCACTAAGTTTGGAGGCAGGGGGACATCTGACAGACAGTTTGCAG AAAAACTTGGTCCAAACTTAAATAAATCTGGCTCAGTATTCA GTCCACACTTTGTTGCAGTGAACAACAAGAATGAAATTATCGTGACTGATTTTCACAATCACTCTGTGAAG GTGTATAGTGCTGATGGAGAGTTCTTGTTTAAATTCGGCTCTCATGGTGAAGGCAATGGCCAGTTCAATGCTCCCACTGGCGTGGCTGTTGACGCCAATGGAAACATCATTGTAGCTGACTGGGGTAACAGCAGAATACAG GTCTTTGACAGCACAGGCTCCTTCTTATCCTACATCAACACCTCAGCGGACCCGCTGTATGGCCCCCAGGGCCTCGCCCTCACCTCCGATGGACATGTGGCTGTTGCCGACTCTGGCAACCACTGCTTCAAGGTTTACAGATATCTGCAGTAA